One genomic region from Candidatus Nomurabacteria bacterium encodes:
- the rpsI gene encoding 30S ribosomal protein S9, which translates to MTKNSYFYALGRRKSSTARVRIMNGKGVVTINDKSAEDYFSGSKTLLSELQKPFALLDQINKFDVSAKVSGGGHNGQAEAIRLGIARALATMNGDLKGTLKRADMLGRDPREKERKKFGLKGARKQRQFTKR; encoded by the coding sequence ATGACAAAAAACAGTTATTTCTATGCACTTGGACGACGAAAAAGCTCAACTGCTCGTGTTCGTATCATGAATGGAAAAGGGGTAGTTACTATTAATGATAAATCTGCAGAAGACTATTTTTCGGGCAGTAAAACATTATTATCAGAACTTCAAAAACCATTTGCGCTACTTGATCAGATCAATAAGTTTGATGTAAGTGCTAAAGTTAGTGGAGGTGGTCATAATGGACAAGCTGAGGCCATAAGACTCGGAATAGCACGTGCATTAGCTACGATGAACGGCGACCTAAAGGGTACTTTAAAGCGCGCAGATATGCTTGGACGTGACCCTAGGGAAAAAGAACGCAAGAAGTTCGGCCTCAAAGGTGCCCGAAAACAACGCCAGTTCACTAAGCGATAG
- a CDS encoding tetratricopeptide repeat protein: MFALILLGFFGFLTYRSASHYEDDIVQLPTKLSNRLGQLWNVAHQGMRENRFLRAEKALLLILRIDEKNAAAYNRLGILYAKQKEYKDAIDCFEIASSIETSPSSLHNLGLIYYETEHYDKAGAAFEQALKLEDGLATRHIAYAKVQEKLGNDKLMFQELEKAVELEPNKESLTLLHRAYESRNREEDADKIQKRLDKLVVPSGKPKKVIRHKRRVVI, translated from the coding sequence ATGTTTGCTTTAATATTGCTTGGATTTTTTGGGTTTCTGACTTACCGCAGTGCTAGCCATTATGAAGATGACATAGTTCAACTACCAACAAAGCTTTCTAATCGACTGGGTCAACTTTGGAATGTTGCTCATCAAGGGATGCGTGAAAACAGGTTCTTGCGTGCCGAGAAAGCTTTATTATTGATACTAAGGATCGATGAAAAAAATGCTGCGGCATATAATCGGCTTGGAATATTGTATGCAAAACAAAAAGAGTATAAAGATGCGATTGATTGCTTTGAGATTGCTTCAAGTATCGAGACATCGCCATCAAGTTTACATAACCTTGGTCTTATATATTACGAAACGGAACATTACGACAAAGCTGGCGCGGCCTTCGAGCAGGCACTAAAATTAGAAGATGGACTTGCTACTAGACATATTGCGTACGCTAAAGTTCAAGAAAAGCTCGGTAATGATAAGTTGATGTTTCAAGAACTAGAGAAGGCCGTAGAGTTAGAACCAAACAAAGAATCATTAACTTTACTGCATCGTGCCTATGAGAGTCGTAATCGCGAAGAAGACGCAGATAAAATTCAAAAAAGGCTAGATAAACTAGTTGTCCCAAGTGGTAAACCGAAAAAGGTCATCAGACATAAGCGCAGAGTTGTAATTTAA
- the rpsM gene encoding 30S ribosomal protein S13, with protein MARISGVTIPNDKQIETALTYVYGIGPKFSKDILKQAKIDPTIRVNKLTDQEISQIQDVINNNYTVEGELQRIVTSNIKRLKEINSYRGMRHKANLPSRGQQTRTNARTRRGKKTTVGGTKKKAPAKT; from the coding sequence ATGGCAAGAATTTCTGGAGTTACAATTCCAAATGACAAACAAATTGAGACTGCCCTAACTTATGTATATGGTATTGGCCCCAAATTCAGCAAAGATATACTGAAACAAGCCAAAATCGATCCGACAATTCGTGTCAATAAATTAACTGATCAAGAAATTTCACAAATTCAAGATGTTATAAATAACAATTATACAGTTGAAGGTGAATTACAAAGAATTGTCACGTCTAACATCAAACGACTTAAGGAAATAAATTCTTATCGTGGAATGCGCCACAAGGCAAACCTACCGTCTCGCGGTCAACAAACTCGAACTAATGCACGGACTCGACGTGGCAAGAAGACTACAGTTGGTGGAACTAAGAAGAAAGCACCAGCTAAGACTTAG
- a CDS encoding DUF4203 domain-containing protein yields the protein MGFGEILVGIFAILIGALFAFQGGNLLRIMFPFVGFFVGFSAGAGLISGVTGDGFLSTLLGWVVGFCVAILFAFLAYFFYSFAVILAFAGLGFSIAAAILGLFNLDWNWLVLIAGTALGAVFGLFAFVGGLPMILLIVASSFFGASMIIYGLLLVFNGASFGDLANGTVYTMIRDRAGLYILWLMIGISSSITQVRILGEQMKMAQEYWNSSMTFDEFLVSNSSNVKKSKSKKK from the coding sequence ATGGGTTTTGGTGAAATACTAGTAGGGATATTTGCGATATTAATTGGAGCGCTGTTCGCTTTCCAGGGTGGTAACTTACTGCGGATAATGTTCCCATTTGTTGGATTCTTCGTTGGATTTTCAGCAGGTGCTGGTCTTATTTCTGGTGTAACTGGGGATGGTTTCTTGAGTACATTACTTGGTTGGGTTGTTGGATTTTGTGTAGCGATACTTTTTGCATTTTTGGCATATTTCTTTTATTCTTTTGCGGTTATTTTAGCTTTCGCAGGTTTAGGGTTTTCTATCGCAGCTGCGATTCTAGGTTTGTTTAATCTTGACTGGAATTGGCTAGTTCTGATTGCTGGCACAGCTCTAGGTGCTGTTTTTGGATTATTCGCTTTTGTTGGTGGATTGCCAATGATCTTGTTAATTGTGGCGTCATCATTCTTCGGGGCGTCAATGATAATTTATGGTCTATTGCTAGTATTCAATGGAGCTAGCTTTGGTGACCTAGCAAATGGTACGGTATACACAATGATACGTGATAGAGCTGGCTTATATATTCTTTGGCTTATGATCGGAATCTCATCTAGTATTACCCAAGTCCGTATTCTAGGTGAACAAATGAAAATGGCACAGGAATACTGGAATTCGTCAATGACGTTTGATGAATTTTTAGTCAGTAACTCATCAAACGTAAAGAAATCAAAAAGTAAGAAAAAATAG
- a CDS encoding AAA family ATPase: protein MAKLELTKPTLFMLYGYPGSGKSYLAKNLRDTIQSAHVHADKIRYQLFENPRFDRAENEIVDQLMEYMTEEFLDAGVSVIFDTNAIKKSQRRILRDIARKKKAESMLVWLQIDADSSFARASQRDRRKTEDKVAQPIDRPMFDSISSRMQNPGHDEDYIVLSGKHSFQMQRSAIIKKLYDLKLIRTENVSPNVAKPGLVNLVPNSYNGDSRRNIAIR from the coding sequence ATGGCAAAATTAGAGTTAACTAAGCCTACTTTATTTATGCTATATGGCTATCCTGGTTCAGGTAAGTCGTACTTAGCAAAAAATCTGAGAGACACTATTCAATCTGCGCATGTTCATGCAGACAAAATTCGATATCAGTTATTCGAGAATCCTAGATTTGATCGTGCCGAGAACGAAATTGTTGATCAGTTAATGGAGTACATGACTGAGGAGTTTTTAGATGCAGGAGTCTCTGTTATTTTTGATACAAATGCAATAAAAAAGTCCCAAAGACGCATTTTACGAGATATTGCTAGAAAAAAGAAGGCCGAAAGTATGCTTGTTTGGCTTCAAATAGATGCAGACAGCTCTTTTGCACGTGCATCACAGAGAGATAGACGTAAGACAGAGGACAAAGTTGCTCAACCGATAGATCGACCGATGTTTGATAGCATAAGTTCAAGGATGCAGAACCCAGGGCATGACGAGGATTACATAGTATTGAGTGGCAAACATTCGTTCCAAATGCAAAGGAGTGCCATAATCAAAAAACTATATGATCTAAAGTTGATTCGTACGGAAAACGTATCACCTAATGTAGCAAAGCCTGGCTTAGTGAATCTAGTTCCAAACTCCTATAATGGCGATAGTAGACGAAATATTGCAATTCGGTAA
- a CDS encoding class D sortase produces MSLFTKQLTDQHDNINNETDATDINLSLSPLDNSSKVQYQELHLKTTNKLRIVNNCLLAVLIVINTYIILVPLMPQLIYSNNINSGTQKLLEETIKQRVDSNKPTNNVSNVATSIANKSTPNTLTVPSMLLDEPIIEGQNSIKALRQGVWRWPGGSTPDKGGNTVLAGHRFTYNKPKGTFYFLNKITIGDTIGVTWSGHTYMYKVIETKTVKTSQTDVLHPTEQPRLTLYTCTPLWNPKDRLVVIAELQKKDTK; encoded by the coding sequence ATGTCACTATTTACCAAACAATTAACGGACCAGCACGACAATATTAATAATGAAACAGATGCAACAGATATTAATTTATCATTAAGTCCATTAGATAATAGTAGTAAAGTCCAATACCAAGAACTACATTTAAAAACCACAAATAAGTTACGTATTGTCAATAATTGCCTATTGGCCGTTTTAATAGTTATTAATACCTATATCATCCTAGTGCCTTTGATGCCACAACTTATCTATTCTAATAATATTAATTCTGGCACGCAAAAACTGCTTGAGGAAACCATAAAGCAAAGGGTTGATAGCAATAAACCTACCAATAATGTTAGTAATGTAGCTACTTCCATAGCAAACAAGAGCACTCCTAATACCTTAACCGTACCTTCTATGTTGTTAGACGAGCCAATTATTGAAGGGCAAAACTCTATCAAAGCATTAAGACAAGGTGTTTGGCGATGGCCTGGTGGTAGCACACCAGATAAAGGCGGAAATACTGTTTTGGCAGGACATCGTTTTACATATAATAAACCTAAGGGTACTTTTTACTTTCTTAACAAGATAACCATAGGAGACACCATTGGTGTTACCTGGAGTGGCCATACATATATGTATAAAGTTATTGAGACCAAGACTGTTAAAACCTCGCAAACTGATGTTTTGCATCCAACGGAACAACCAAGATTAACATTATATACCTGCACACCACTTTGGAACCCTAAGGATAGGCTCGTGGTAATTGCTGAGCTTCAGAAGAAGGATACTAAGTGA
- the rplQ gene encoding 50S ribosomal protein L17: MMHRHGYVGRKFGRERDQREALIKSLAESLIVQESIETTLPKAKELVPYVEKLITKAKKGDLHSRRLVVSRLMTKETANKLVDAIAPNLTDRTSGHLRIERTRLRRGDNAQLAKVSFVDDLSLDEKKESKDDAKSKTLTSKSKKKDEVK; the protein is encoded by the coding sequence ATTATGCATCGCCATGGATACGTAGGTCGAAAATTTGGACGTGAACGTGATCAACGCGAAGCTTTAATTAAAAGTCTAGCTGAGTCGTTAATTGTTCAAGAATCAATTGAAACCACATTACCAAAAGCTAAGGAACTTGTTCCTTATGTTGAAAAATTGATTACTAAAGCAAAAAAGGGGGATTTGCACAGTCGACGTCTTGTTGTTAGTAGATTAATGACTAAAGAGACTGCAAATAAATTAGTTGATGCAATTGCGCCTAACCTAACCGATCGCACCAGTGGTCACTTGAGAATTGAGCGAACACGTTTACGTCGTGGAGATAATGCTCAACTAGCAAAGGTAAGTTTTGTAGACGATCTATCTTTGGATGAAAAGAAAGAGTCCAAGGATGACGCTAAATCAAAGACTCTCACTTCAAAGTCAAAGAAGAAAGACGAGGTGAAGTAA
- the trpS gene encoding tryptophan--tRNA ligase, with protein MSKSVVLTGIRSNEEPQLGNYFGAMLPIIDMAKKNSSKYQINLFVPDLHSFTTEIQYDRLYDQTINTLKKFVASGLPLNDDNVHIYRQSFVPAHSELTVILNNFTGFGEMSRMTQFKDKSKGKDSISVGLFDYPVLMASDILLYNARFVPVGDDQSQHLEFTRDIAERINSKFGNIFTIPESVKDQHKLFGNDQGLRIKDLHDPLKKMSKSDETGKGVIFLSDNPELARKKVMSATTDSIGKIHYDIINQPGISNLLQILALLLGEELDVVVKRYVGQTQYGALKQDVAEQVVIFLSAFQQKLSLVDETALISKLEKSEKVMNKQANTVLFKLQKAVGLRSK; from the coding sequence ATGAGTAAATCAGTAGTCTTAACCGGTATTAGGTCAAATGAAGAACCTCAGCTAGGAAATTATTTTGGAGCAATGCTTCCAATTATTGACATGGCAAAAAAAAATTCTAGTAAATATCAAATAAATTTATTTGTACCGGACCTTCATAGTTTTACTACAGAAATCCAATACGATCGACTATATGATCAAACAATCAATACTCTAAAAAAGTTTGTAGCTTCGGGCTTGCCACTAAATGACGACAATGTGCATATTTATAGACAAAGTTTTGTGCCTGCTCACAGCGAGCTAACGGTAATACTGAACAATTTTACTGGATTTGGTGAAATGTCACGTATGACTCAATTTAAGGATAAATCAAAAGGTAAAGATTCAATAAGTGTTGGTCTGTTTGACTATCCTGTGTTAATGGCGTCTGATATTTTGTTGTATAACGCTCGGTTCGTTCCAGTAGGGGATGATCAATCTCAACATCTTGAGTTTACCAGAGATATTGCAGAGAGAATTAATAGTAAGTTCGGTAATATCTTCACTATTCCTGAGTCCGTAAAAGATCAACACAAACTGTTTGGAAACGATCAAGGCTTGAGGATTAAAGATCTACACGACCCGCTCAAAAAAATGAGCAAATCTGATGAAACTGGTAAAGGTGTTATATTCTTAAGCGATAACCCTGAACTTGCACGAAAAAAGGTAATGAGCGCAACTACAGACAGTATTGGGAAAATTCACTATGACATCATTAACCAACCAGGTATTAGTAATTTACTGCAAATTCTTGCCTTATTGCTAGGAGAAGAACTAGATGTAGTGGTAAAGAGATACGTAGGCCAAACCCAATACGGAGCATTAAAACAAGATGTAGCAGAGCAAGTAGTGATATTCTTATCAGCTTTTCAACAAAAATTATCATTGGTTGACGAAACGGCCTTGATCAGTAAGTTAGAAAAATCCGAAAAGGTTATGAATAAGCAGGCAAACACAGTACTATTTAAGCTACAAAAAGCTGTTGGCTTAAGGAGCAAATAA
- the rpsK gene encoding 30S ribosomal protein S11: MAENTTSTTTIKKKKAKRAVPYGQVHVLATFNNTIITFTDSKGGALTYASAGGCGFRGSKKGTAYAAQVAAEKATQAVKQMHGMSKVDVYIKGIGLGRDAIVRVLNTMDVRVEKLIDVTTAPHGGVRPKKARRV, translated from the coding sequence ATGGCAGAGAATACTACAAGTACAACAACTATCAAAAAGAAAAAAGCTAAGCGCGCAGTTCCATATGGACAAGTTCATGTATTGGCGACTTTTAACAACACAATAATTACTTTCACTGATAGTAAGGGTGGTGCATTAACCTATGCTAGTGCGGGTGGTTGTGGATTTCGTGGGTCAAAAAAGGGTACGGCATACGCAGCGCAAGTCGCGGCAGAAAAAGCAACACAAGCAGTTAAGCAAATGCATGGTATGAGTAAAGTTGATGTGTATATTAAAGGTATTGGTCTTGGTCGGGATGCAATCGTCAGAGTTCTAAATACTATGGATGTTCGCGTCGAAAAGTTAATTGATGTAACTACCGCTCCACATGGTGGTGTTAGACCAAAGAAAGCACGAAGGGTTTAG
- the rpmG gene encoding 50S ribosomal protein L33, which produces MAKKSAKRKVIGLVSEESGNRNYYTKKNHQNTPDKLELRKYDPKLRKHVLFVETKKNLGRNEVKAKKR; this is translated from the coding sequence ATGGCAAAAAAATCAGCAAAACGTAAAGTAATTGGCTTAGTGTCAGAAGAATCAGGCAATAGAAACTATTACACAAAGAAGAATCATCAGAATACGCCTGATAAATTAGAATTACGTAAATACGATCCAAAGCTTAGAAAACATGTTTTATTTGTGGAAACAAAAAAGAATTTAGGAAGAAACGAAGTCAAAGCCAAAAAACGGTAA
- a CDS encoding RluA family pseudouridine synthase: MKKWEYKADSSVRLDIALQQQFPNLSRSYIRKLLDNGKILVNNQRYKAGYMLKNSDLVLIDFEESDGRIDDINIPIIYEDHDCLVINKPVGVLSHSKGSYNPEATVATYIANKIDGLEGERAGIVHRLDRATSGVMICAKNQESQKWLQKQFAQRKVKKTYVAVIKTGLKPEKARIDMPIERDPRSPKQFRVGVNGKEAQTNYEVTESNNLHSTIILKPETGRTHQLRVHLKQLGYPIVGDILYGGEDYSRLMLHAKELELTLPNKHRQVFKAPLPSEFKDIMDL; encoded by the coding sequence ATGAAGAAATGGGAATATAAAGCTGATTCAAGTGTCCGACTTGACATTGCACTGCAACAACAATTTCCAAATTTATCTAGGAGCTACATAAGAAAACTTTTAGATAATGGCAAGATCTTGGTTAATAATCAGCGCTATAAGGCTGGATATATGCTCAAGAATAGCGACTTAGTCTTGATTGATTTTGAAGAATCTGATGGGCGGATTGATGATATAAATATACCAATTATCTATGAAGATCATGACTGTCTGGTAATAAATAAACCAGTGGGGGTGTTAAGTCACAGTAAAGGCTCGTATAATCCAGAAGCTACAGTGGCAACATATATTGCAAATAAAATTGACGGACTCGAAGGAGAAAGGGCGGGTATAGTCCACCGCCTAGACAGAGCTACATCTGGTGTGATGATTTGTGCAAAAAATCAAGAATCACAAAAGTGGCTTCAAAAACAATTTGCCCAAAGAAAAGTCAAAAAAACATATGTAGCAGTAATAAAGACTGGTTTAAAACCCGAGAAAGCAAGAATCGACATGCCAATAGAGCGCGATCCACGAAGCCCTAAACAATTCAGAGTAGGCGTAAATGGTAAAGAAGCTCAAACAAATTACGAGGTGACTGAATCGAATAACCTACATTCAACAATAATTCTTAAACCTGAAACTGGCAGAACTCATCAGTTAAGGGTACACTTAAAACAACTTGGCTATCCGATTGTTGGCGACATACTATATGGTGGAGAGGATTATTCCAGATTAATGCTACACGCCAAGGAACTAGAGTTAACTTTGCCAAATAAGCACAGACAAGTTTTTAAAGCACCACTACCCAGTGAGTTTAAAGATATAATGGATCTATGA
- the infA gene encoding translation initiation factor IF-1 — MASNKEVIELNGVIVETLPGTQFKVELENGHQIIAHVAGKMRKHYIRIVPGDSVTVELTPYDLTKGRITYRKS; from the coding sequence ATGGCTAGCAACAAAGAAGTAATCGAGTTAAATGGTGTGATTGTGGAAACCTTACCGGGTACACAATTCAAAGTTGAACTCGAGAATGGCCATCAAATTATAGCTCATGTTGCTGGAAAGATGCGCAAACACTACATACGTATCGTGCCAGGTGACAGCGTTACGGTTGAGTTGACCCCTTATGATCTCACTAAGGGAAGAATCACCTATCGCAAATCATAA
- the rpmJ gene encoding 50S ribosomal protein L36 has product MKVRASVKKISPDDKIVRRKGRLYVINKLKPKHKQRQG; this is encoded by the coding sequence ATGAAAGTACGTGCAAGTGTAAAGAAGATCAGCCCCGACGATAAGATAGTTCGTCGTAAAGGGCGACTTTACGTTATCAATAAGCTAAAACCAAAGCATAAGCAGAGGCAAGGTTAA
- the rplM gene encoding 50S ribosomal protein L13 yields the protein MKTYSAKPTDIKREWFVINASQATLGRLSTQIANILTGKLKPQYTPHIDCGDYVVVINSDSLKVTGKKLTDKMYYRHSGYPGGIKQMTLNEKIEKDSADVIIKAVRGMIPANKLRPGRLARLKVYAGNEHQHTAQKPKQVNVKEAK from the coding sequence ATGAAGACGTATAGCGCAAAGCCAACAGACATAAAAAGAGAATGGTTTGTTATTAATGCAAGTCAAGCAACCCTTGGTCGCTTATCAACACAAATAGCTAATATCTTGACCGGAAAGCTAAAACCGCAATATACACCTCACATCGATTGCGGTGATTATGTGGTTGTGATCAATAGTGATTCACTAAAGGTAACAGGAAAGAAGTTAACGGACAAAATGTATTATCGACACTCTGGATATCCCGGTGGAATAAAGCAGATGACCCTAAATGAAAAGATAGAGAAGGATTCTGCAGATGTAATCATCAAGGCCGTGAGAGGAATGATTCCTGCCAACAAATTGCGTCCCGGTCGATTAGCAAGACTTAAGGTTTATGCTGGTAACGAACATCAGCATACAGCTCAAAAGCCAAAGCAAGTTAACGTTAAGGAAGCCAAATAA
- a CDS encoding PspC domain-containing protein has translation MKKYLYKSEDDKKLDGVCSGIAEYFDLDPTLIRAGYALLTIVTGVFPGIFGYIVLSIIMPKKSEVQSNGKKISKT, from the coding sequence ATGAAGAAATATTTATACAAATCCGAGGATGACAAAAAACTCGATGGTGTTTGTTCAGGGATAGCTGAATATTTCGATTTAGATCCAACTTTGATACGTGCCGGGTACGCATTACTAACGATAGTAACTGGCGTGTTTCCTGGGATATTTGGATATATAGTATTATCAATAATAATGCCTAAAAAGAGCGAGGTACAATCAAATGGCAAAAAAATCAGCAAAACGTAA
- the rpsD gene encoding 30S ribosomal protein S4: MARDLQPIVKMSRREGYALHPKAHKALVKRATPANPGGRNSRNKPSQYAIQLREKQKVKRLYGLLERQFRKLMAEADRTEGQSGEHLLIFLERRLDNAVYRSGLAVSRRSARQLVTHGHFMLNGRRVDIPSIRIKPGDEIVLREASKSNEYFKKIDDVSPGGQENEASWLTIDRKKFKISITGIPTRDEVEPDINEQLIVEYYSR; encoded by the coding sequence ATGGCAAGAGATTTACAACCAATTGTTAAAATGAGTCGTCGTGAAGGTTATGCCTTGCACCCAAAGGCACACAAAGCGTTGGTTAAGCGGGCTACACCAGCAAACCCAGGTGGTCGAAATAGTAGAAACAAACCTAGCCAATATGCGATACAATTGCGCGAAAAACAAAAAGTCAAGCGATTGTATGGATTATTAGAACGACAATTCCGTAAATTAATGGCTGAGGCCGACCGTACAGAAGGACAATCTGGCGAACATCTATTGATATTCTTAGAAAGGCGCTTAGACAACGCGGTTTACCGTAGCGGCCTAGCAGTTAGTAGACGTTCAGCAAGACAGTTAGTTACTCACGGTCATTTTATGCTAAATGGACGTCGCGTAGACATACCCTCAATCCGTATTAAGCCTGGTGATGAAATCGTTCTTCGAGAAGCGAGCAAATCTAACGAGTATTTTAAGAAGATTGATGATGTCAGTCCAGGAGGTCAAGAAAATGAAGCCTCATGGCTTACTATAGATAGAAAGAAGTTCAAAATAAGCATCACCGGTATTCCAACACGTGATGAAGTTGAACCAGATATAAATGAGCAATTAATTGTTGAGTATTACTCACGATAA
- a CDS encoding DNA-directed RNA polymerase subunit alpha → MSKNIYVPGVVSVDEHSATSATFAIEPLHTGYGMTLGNSLRRVLLSSIAGAAVTGFRIEGATHEFTTVSGVKEDIVDIMLALKGVRFKVFSDEPQVLSIKKSGKGPVLAKDIQATADVEIVNADHIICTIDDPKTSLNIEITVETGRGYRPVDETAHRKSSDMISVDAIFSPVQRVRYKVENTRVGQMTDLDKLILVIDTDGSITPKDAFEEAAAILVNQYTALAGQTKVEAAPSLVATQPVEEEASEDSAELMTPIEDLNLTARTSNALVNNDIHTLKDLLSLGDAELRDLKGFGAKALDEVKDKMAELEI, encoded by the coding sequence ATGTCAAAAAATATATATGTACCAGGAGTAGTGTCAGTTGATGAACATTCTGCTACAAGTGCAACTTTTGCAATCGAACCATTACATACAGGCTATGGAATGACACTAGGTAACAGCTTACGACGTGTTCTTCTTTCAAGTATTGCTGGCGCAGCGGTAACGGGCTTTAGGATTGAAGGAGCAACACATGAATTCACAACTGTATCTGGAGTCAAAGAAGATATTGTTGATATTATGTTGGCACTTAAAGGTGTTCGTTTCAAAGTATTTTCAGACGAACCACAGGTCTTATCTATAAAGAAATCAGGAAAAGGTCCAGTATTGGCCAAAGATATTCAAGCTACTGCTGATGTAGAAATAGTTAATGCTGATCACATTATCTGCACAATAGACGACCCTAAAACTAGTTTAAACATTGAAATTACGGTTGAAACAGGTCGTGGCTATCGCCCGGTTGACGAAACAGCCCATCGAAAATCTAGTGATATGATATCGGTTGACGCGATCTTTAGTCCTGTACAAAGAGTACGATATAAAGTTGAAAACACCCGTGTTGGCCAAATGACCGACCTTGACAAACTAATATTAGTCATCGATACAGACGGAAGCATTACTCCGAAGGACGCTTTCGAAGAAGCTGCAGCCATTTTAGTTAATCAATATACTGCGCTTGCTGGTCAAACTAAAGTTGAGGCTGCTCCCAGTCTTGTAGCAACTCAACCTGTTGAGGAGGAAGCTTCTGAGGACAGTGCAGAGTTGATGACGCCCATCGAAGATCTCAATCTTACGGCTCGCACAAGTAATGCACTTGTTAATAACGATATACATACATTGAAGGACTTGTTAAGTTTAGGTGATGCTGAATTACGAGACCTAAAGGGATTTGGAGCAAAAGCTCTTGACGAAGTTAAAGATAAAATGGCGGAGTTGGAGATTTAA
- a CDS encoding transglycosylase family protein produces MRKSVIIAGLFVASYIWFVNKPAVKAQEANNPVAQEQTTQPEPVVVEVQKGDNLSKIAKKYETTYSRLYDANIQINDPDVIHPGDKIRIPTANEQLVSRKQPTNSNVVTTTNRVNTSVRKTTPKNTKARKRQVTKQTTQASPVTTGSVWDNLARCESGGNWSINTGNGYYGGLQFTASTWRAVGGTGLPHQNSREEQIHRAQILQARSGWGQWPACTKKLGLR; encoded by the coding sequence ATGCGGAAATCCGTAATAATTGCGGGCTTATTTGTGGCGAGCTATATTTGGTTTGTCAATAAACCTGCTGTTAAGGCTCAGGAAGCGAATAATCCTGTAGCACAAGAGCAAACTACACAACCAGAACCAGTTGTTGTGGAAGTACAAAAGGGCGATAATTTATCAAAAATTGCCAAGAAATACGAAACCACGTATTCGCGTCTTTATGATGCTAACATTCAAATTAATGACCCAGATGTTATACATCCGGGAGATAAGATTAGAATACCAACTGCAAACGAACAATTAGTAAGTCGTAAACAACCTACTAACTCAAATGTTGTAACGACCACAAACAGAGTAAATACATCAGTCCGTAAGACTACGCCAAAAAATACGAAAGCCAGGAAACGTCAAGTAACAAAGCAAACGACTCAAGCTTCTCCAGTGACTACTGGAAGTGTTTGGGATAATTTAGCTCGTTGCGAGTCTGGCGGAAACTGGTCAATTAATACCGGAAATGGATATTATGGTGGCCTTCAGTTTACGGCTTCAACATGGAGAGCCGTTGGCGGAACAGGCTTGCCACATCAAAACTCACGAGAAGAACAGATACATCGTGCACAAATTCTACAAGCTCGTAGTGGCTGGGGGCAGTGGCCAGCATGCACAAAAAAACTTGGCTTAAGATAA